The following proteins come from a genomic window of Malus sylvestris chromosome 4, drMalSylv7.2, whole genome shotgun sequence:
- the LOC126619921 gene encoding ubiquitin-conjugating enzyme E2 28, whose product MASKRILKELKDLQKDPPTSCSAGPVAEDMFHWQATIMGPPDSPYAGGVFLVTIHFPPDYPFKPPKVAFRTKVFHPNINSNGSICLDILKEQWSPALTISKVLLSICSLLTDPNPDDPLVPEIAHMYKTDRAKYESTARSWTQKYAMG is encoded by the exons ATGGCGTCGAAGCGCATCTTGAAAGAGCTCAAGGATTTGCAGAAGGATCCTCCAACTTCTTGCAGCGCAG GTCCTGTGGCTGAGGACATGTTTCATTGGCAAGCAACGATTATGGGACCCCCTGATAGCCCATACGCAGGAGGTGTATTCCTGGTCACCATTCATTTCCCTCCAGATTATCCTTTCAAGCCCCCTAAG GTTGCATTTAGGACTAAGGTCTTCCACCCGAATATCAATAGCAACGGAAGCATTTGTCTTGACATCCTAAAAGAGCAATGGAGCCCAGCACTTACTATCTCTAAG GTATTGCTCTCAATCTGCTCATTGCTGACTGACCCAAATCCTGATGACCCTCTCGTGCCGGAGATCGCCCATATGTACAAAACTGATCGAGCCAAGTACGAATCCACTGCACGTAGCTGGACTCAGAAATATGCAATGGGTTGA
- the LOC126619922 gene encoding thioredoxin H-type-like yields the protein MGACGSKPKTKEDDSEDKLEFTGANVHLITTTEIWDQKMEEAKRDGKIVIANFSATWCGPCKMIAPLYRELSEQYPSLMFLVVDVDELTDFSTSWDIKATPTFFFLRDGQQIDKLVGANKPELQKKIVAVVDSIPVSEK from the exons ATGGGAGCTTGCGGGAGTAAG CCTAAAACTAAAGAAGACGATTCTGAAGATAAACTTGAGTTTACTGGTGCCAATGTGCACCTCATCACCACTACGGAAATTTGGGATCAAAAGATGGAAGAAGCAAAAAGGGATGGCAAAATT GTGATTGCAAACTTCAGTGCAACATGGTGTGGTCCTTGCAAAATGATTGCACCACTATACCGCGAGTTATCCGAGCAATACCCTTCTCTAATGTTCCTTGTGGTTGATGTTGATGAATTGACT GACTTCAGCACTTCATGGGACATCAAAGCCACTCccactttcttcttccttcgggATGGGCAGCAAATCGACAAGCTAGTTGGCGCCAACAAGCCGGAGTTGCAGAAGAAGATAGTTGCTGTTGTAGATTCAATTCCAGTGAGTGAAAAATAA
- the LOC126619896 gene encoding receptor-like protein kinase FERONIA, producing the protein MIMNTAGFIAVFIVVFLSIHLVFAANYVPSDKIFLNCGGPAETTDSSGVKWTSDVGSKFASGGNSSTTSPAATQDPAVPEVPFMTARVFRSQFTYKFPVASGRKFIRLYFYPASYAELNASNAVFTVTAQSYTILKNFSVAQTTEALDYVFITKEFIVNVEGETLAVSFTPSSRVANAFAFVNGIEIVSMPDIYSATDGTTMIVGQSTPFYIDNSTALENVYRINVGGNDISPPKDTGLFRSWYDDTQYLLGAAYGAPETTDPNMTISYPSGMPTYIAPEDVYSTARSMGPDQRINLNYNLTWIFSIDSGFSYLVRLHFCEVAQNITKINQRVFDIFLNKQTAMAGADVIAWAGGNGIPVYKDYVVFVPNGKPQVDLWLELHPNTSDKPNYDDSILNGVEIFKINDTTGNLGGPNPLPLPKQDTIDPTKARPSSGHGKRKSGQTAIIAGGVGGGIALALVLGFLAICVSRRRRQGKDASSSDGPSGWLPLSLYGNSHSAGSAKTNTTGSYTSSLPSNLCRHFSFAEIKSATNNFDEALLLGVGGFGKVYKGEIDGGTTKVAIKRGSALSDQGVHEFQTEIEMLSKLRHRHLVSLIGYCEENCEMILVYDYMAYGTLREHLYKTQKPPLPWKQRLEICIGAARGLHYLHTGAKHTIIHRDVKTTNILLDEKWVAKVSDFGLSKTGPTLDNTHVSTVVKGSFGYLDPEYFRRQQLTEKSDVYSFGVVLFEILCARPALNPTLPKEQVSLAEWAAHCHKKGILEHILDPHLKGKITPECFKKFAETAMKCVSDQSIDRPSMGDVLWNLEFALQLQESAEESGEGIGGGMDIEEEPFMGSKGKDPKAMPGYDGNVTDSRSTGMSMSIGGRSLASDDSDGLTPSAVFSQIMNPKGR; encoded by the coding sequence ATGATTATGAACACTGCTGGGTTTATAGCTGTGTTCATCGTTGTATTTCTTTCAATCCATCTTGTTTTTGCTGCTAATTATGTCCCATCTGATAAAATCTTCCTAAATTGCGGCGGTCCTGCCGAAACGACGGATTCCAGTGGCGTGAAATGGACATCGGATGTGGGATCTAAGTTCGCATCCGGTGGAAATTCCTCCACCACTTCCCCCGCCGCCACTCAGGATCCTGCAGTCCCTGAAGTTCCCTTCATGACTGCGAGGGTTTTCCGCTCCCAATTCACCTACAAATTCCCAGTTGCATCCGGTCGAAAATTCATCCGTCTTTACTTTTACCCTGCTTCCTATGCCGAGCTTAATGCCTCCAATGCTGTTTTTACTGTCACTGCTCAGTCCTATACTATTCTGAAGAACTTCAGTGTTGCTCAGACAACTGAGGCTCTGGATTATGTTTTTATTACTAAGGAGTTTATTGTCAATGTCGAGGGTGAGACGTTGGCCGTATCGTTTACACCCTCTTCCCGGGTTGCGAATGCATTTGCATTTGTGAATGGGATTGAGATTGTGTCAATGCCTGATATTTACAGTGCCACTGATGGTACTACCATGATTGTGGGTCAATCGACTCCTTTCTACATTGATAACAGCACTGCTCTTGAGAATGTTTATCGGATAAATGTGGGTGGGAATGATATCTCGCCGCCAAAAGATACGGGTCTGTTTAGGTCCTGGTACGATGACACTCAGTATCTCTTAGGGGCAGCATATGGGGCTCCCGAAACTACTGATCCAAACATGACGATTAGTTACCCTTCGGGCATGCCTACATATATTGCACCAGAGGATGTCTATTCCACTGCCAGATCAATGGGGCCAGATCAAAGAATCAACCTCAATTACAATTTGACTTGGATTTTCTCAATCGACTCTGGATTCTCGTACCTGGTTAGACTACATTTCTGTGAGGTTGCCCAAAATATAACCAAGATTAATCAACGAGTGTTTGATATCTTTCTCAACAAGCAAACTGCTATGGCTGGAGCTGATGTTATTGCCTGGGCGGGAGGCAATGGGATTCCAGTGTACAAGGATTATGTGGTGTTTGTTCCGAATGGGAAACCACAGGTGGATCTATGGCTTGAACTGCATCCAAACACATCTGATAAGCCAAATTACGATGATTCAATCCTAAATGGAGTTGAGATATTCAAGATTAATGATACAACCGGTAACCTTGGGGGGCCtaatcctcttcctcttcctaaGCAGGATACCATTGATCCAACCAAGGCTAGACCATCATCAGGTCATGGCAAGCGAAAGAGTGGTCAAACAGCAATTATCGCTGGGGGAGTTGGTGGTGGAATTGCCTTAGCCCTCGTCCTTGGTTTCTTGGCTATTTGTGTGTCACGCCGCCGTAGACAAGGGAAGGACGCAAGTTCAAGTGATGGTCCATCTGGCTGGCTTCCTCTTTCTTTATATGGAAATTCACACTCAGCAGGTTCTGCAAAGACAAACACAACAGGAAGTTACACTTCCTCCCTTCCTTCAAACCTTTGTCGACATTTCTCGTTTGCTGAGATCAAATCTgccaccaacaactttgatgagGCTCTACTCCTTGGGGTTGGAGGTTTTGGAAAGGTTTACAAGGGTGAAATTGATGGTGGAACAACCAAAGTAGCAATCAAGCGTGGAAGCGCACTCTCTGACCAAGGTGTGCATGAATTCCAAACTGAGATTGAAATGCTTTCGAAACTTCGCCATCGTCATCTTGTATCTCTGATTGGTTATTGTGAAGAGAACTGTGAAATGATCCTTGTTTATGATTACATGGCTTATGGAACCCTGCGTGAGCATCTGTACAAGACTCAAAAGCCCCCTCTACCCTGGAAGCAAAGGCTTGAGATTTGTATTGGTGCTGCTCGCGGTTTGCACTATCTTCACACTGGTGCCAAGCACACAATCATTCACCGAGATGTGAAGACAACCAATATTCTTTTAGACGAGAAGTGGGTTGCAAAGGTTTCGGATTTTGGGCTGTCAAAAACAGGTCCTACATTGGACAACACGCACGTCAGCACTGTTGTGAAAGGTAGCTTTGGATATTTGGATCCAGAGTACTTCAGGCGGCAACAACTGACCGAAAAATCTGATGTCTACTCTTTTGGGGTTGTTCTCTTCGAAATCTTATGTGCTCGCCCAGCCTTGAACCCAACGCTTCCAAAGGAGCAAGTGAGCTTAGCAGAGTGGGCTGCACATTGCCACAAGAAAGGCATTCTTGAGCACATCCTTGACCCTCATCTCAAGGGCAAGATAACACCAGAATGCTTCAAGAAGTTTGCTGAGACAGCAATGAAATGCGTGTCGGACCAAAGCATCGACAGGCCATCAATGGGAGATGTGCTCTGGAACCTCGAGTTCGCCTTGCAGCTACAGGAGAGTGCAGAAGAGAGTGGCGAGGGTATCGGTGGAGGAATGGACATCGAGGAAGAGCCCTTCATGGGCAGTAAAGGGAAGGACCCCAAAGCAATGCCCGGCTATGATGGTAATGTAACAGACTCAAGGAGCACTGGAATGAGCATGAGCATAGGCGGCCGGAGCCTAGCCAGCGACGACTCTGACGGATTGACGCCAAGTGCCGTGTTCTCACAAATCATGAACCCTAAAGGACGTTAG